taggtagtcagaagttagccacaaaagaggcctgtgaaaattggctatccgagttttttgccaataaggaagcgagcttctataacaggggtattatgaagttggcatctcgttgggaacaagtcatcgaacaaaacggcgcatgtttgacttaaaacagatgattgtaactaattttatgaacaaatgaaaattcaaaaaaaataccgcaggacttttttgaaagCCTAATAGtaatatggttataattttattattttcctacatatcctatagttacacttaggtgcctattctatcaaattccttttaaaaatcctattaaatttgaacgaggaaagtgtcacccatatctgggtgacggggcgtcgaaagtgttaagtACGACCAcaatcaatccgccaatcgtatattgatACATTCaaacgatcctatgactaaatcgattatgctgttcctaaactttgttctaccgctcatcaataacgtcaattgcacttttcaaacagaaagttctcaattttgcgaaccttataatgagacaagaatgttattgttgatcatgttgtGGAGCTCATGTTTCATGTTACAGatttatttgataaaaatacaggtatacagatttttcagaaaattttacagaattaaatatggcaaccctgctccttgtatcaaacatgggtgccaggtgattttttcagatgtatcacatggtacgaaaaaatgtcttcaaacgtCTTCTCAATTGATGGAAACTAaacttaattttgaaaaatgtttgaaaGATCATTCTATGTAATTTATATTGTTATATGACACGTTTCACTAAacttactttgaggttttgaagtttatttcaataaatatgaacaaagaatatattgcgcaaccGCGATATAAATTTTATCAGTTTAGAGATGACAATTGACTTGATAATTcgttaattgaataaaaatcgctccaattcttccacaaaaacAGAACTATGAAAAGTGTTTCATAAGGGTGGGATGTACGAAGAATCAAATGtcagaaaattgaatgaatgacTCGTTTACCaaacaatttttataaataactcaattttTTAAGCTtcgaagttttggttgtaactcaagccATGTCCATAGAACTAATTGttgaaacggtatgtaaccgAGAAACCTTCGATTTCTAAAGTTGTCGTGAAGAAAGCGAGTGGATGTCACCGATACAAAAGCCTTACTTCTTTTGAAGGTATTTTCGGTcaataataagaattttatggaaataatatcttccAAAATCCACATACACTATCGTactaaaatgtcttcaaatatttcataatgtcttcacaaaatcacatgtcttcacagtaaatcaaatgtcttcaaaatgaagacatgtcttcaaacatgTATGTCCAGCTTCGGCTGGACATatactaaaattggaacgatacAGAGATTCGAAGCGTGTTTCAATCGTCATCACCGGAGAAGGTGGGAAGAATCGTTTCCAAATGAACAACGTACGCACAGTTAAGAGACTCAACCTACCAAAACAAACGCTACAGTATGATGCATTAACGGAAACGTATCCACACCTCAAGGGTCTGCCGGTGCGGAGTTATTCGGAAGCAATTCCGGGTATTATAGTTGGACTGGAACATGCACGACTACTCTCCACTTTAAAAATTCGTGAAGGCAGAGGTGACGATCCAGTGGCAGCAAAAACAAGACTGGGCTGGTGCATCTTTGGTAGAAGTTCTGGTGTGGGTCAATCCTTAGAACGCCTGCATCATCATTCCGAGCAAGATATGGGGAATCGTGAATTGCACCAACAGATGAAGAAATTCTTTGGCATTGAGGAAGCTATAATCACGGTTAAACCTGAAGCAGAAGTTGACAAACGTGCCAGGGAGATTATGGAGAATACCACACGACGAGTAGGGCTTGGCTTCGAGACGGGTCTTGTTTGGAAGCACGACGATGTAAGCTTCCCGGATAGTTTCAAGATGGCGGAGAGGAGATTGATCGCACTCGAGAAACGACTGGAGAAAGATCCTGCGCTAAGGCAAAAAGTTCACGAGCAGATCGTGTCATATGAGGAGAAAGGATACGCTCATCGAATAACCAAGAATGAATTGGATTCAACCGACTCGAGCCGAGTTTGGTATTTACCCTTAGGGGTCGTACAAAATCCCAAAAAACCCGGCAAGATTCGTCTGATCTGGGATGCAGCAGCGTGTTCTAAAGGCGTTTGTTTTAACGACATGTTGCTCAGAGGTCCAGACCTGCTAACGGCGCTCTTTGGCGTACTACTCCGTTTTAGACAGAGGAACATTGCTATCTGTGGAGACATACGAGAAATGTTCCACCAGATACGCATTCGAGACCTCGACAAACAGGCGCAACGGTTCTTGTGGAGATTTTCCCCTGATATGCTTCCACAGATATTCGTCATGGATGTGGCAACGTTCGGCGCCACCTGTTCGCCTAGCTCGGCGCAGTTCGTCAAGAACAAAAACGCCGAGGAACACGCATCAAAATACCCGAGAGCAGCGCACGCCATTATTTACAGCCACTATGTTGATGACTACCTGGATAGTGTAGAAACTGAAGATGACGCGGTACAGTTGTGGAACGATGTTAAGTTGGTCCATGCTCGAGGTGGATTTGAGATCCGCAATTTCGTCAGCAACTCAGATGAAGTTATGCAGCGAGTGGGAGTGAAGGATTGTCCTGCAAATAAGTCGTTGAATCTGGATCCGTTGGGAGAAAAGGAGCGAGTTCTTGGCATGGTGTGGAGACCTGACTCTGACGATTTCACCTTTGAACCTTCTTTAAAGCCGGAAATTTTGAAGTTGATTGTAGATCGAACAATTCCGACGAAACGTCAGGTGCTACGAACAGTGATGTCGCTGTTTGATCCCCTTGGACTGATAGCACATTTCGTGGCACAAGGGAAAATTCTTATGCAAGACATTTGGAGATCGGGTACAGACTGGGATGAACAAATTACCGAGCATCTATGGGAGAAATGGTCTAGGTGGAGTCAACTCATTTTAGAGTTAGATGCAGTAATGATTCCAAGGTGTTTCTTCAGAGGTGCTAATAGTGGAGCTCTCAACAGCGTTCAACTGCATGTGTTCGTCGACGCTAGTGAAGAAGCATACGCATGCGTAGCATACCTACGAATTGTCGATGGTGGCATAATAAGATGTGCACTTGTAGCGGCGAAGTCAAAGGTGGCCCCGCTTAAGCCTCTTTCCATTCCACGATTGGAGCTGCAGGCCGCGATGATAGGTAGTCGTTTGGCAGACAGTATCTGCAAACACATAAGTCTCCCCATCAGTCAACGCTTTCTCTGGCTTGATTCCGCAACGGTGTTGGCCTGGCTGCGTTCGGATAGTCGACGTTACCACCCGTTCGTGGCATTTCGAGTAGGGGAGATCCTAAGTCTAACCACCGTTGATGAATGGCACCATCTGAAGTCCAAGCACAACGTGGCAGATGAAGCAACCAAGTGGGGATCTGGTCCTAGCTTCGATCCAGAAGGGCGATGGTTTCAGGGACCACTATTTCTGAGTAAATCAGTTGAAAGCTGGCCAGTGAGCAAAGGAGAGATACCTCCAGCTACAGAAGAGCTCCGGGCTGTTTATACCCACCATCATTCGACGTTCCAACCACTTATCGAGGTGAAGCGTTTCTCTAAGTGGCACCGACTACTACGCTCTACCGCGTACGTACTAAGAGCAATCAAAAGGCTCAAAAAGCAGCAGCTTCGTCCTTGGATATCATGCGATGAGTATCGTGAAGCGGAAAACCTGCTTTGGCGTCAGGTACAAATAGAGTGCTATGCGGATGAATATACATCACTGCACTATAATCAGCAAAACCCCTTGGCGAATCAAATGAAACCGTACAAGTGCAGTCAACTGTACCAGCTAACACCGTACATAGACGATGTAGGAGTTATGAGAATGAACAGCCGAATAGGGGCTGCACCAAACGCCCCGTTCCAAGCCAAGTATCCAATCATTCTTCCAAACAATCACCATCTAACGTCCCTCCTCGTTAACAGCTACCACTGCCGCTTTCTACATGCGAATAACGAAACTGTACTCAATGAGATGCGACAGCGTTTTCGTATACCATCTCTACGAAACTTGATCAGACGAGTCTCCAAGGAATGTCCATGGTGTCGAGTCAACAAGGCGGCCCCACGGCCCCCGATCATGGCACCGCTTCCAACAGTGCGTCTAACATCATTCGTCCGTCCATTTACACATTCAGGAGTTGATTACTTCGGGCCAATCTTGGTGAAGCAAGGTCGCAGTCTTGTCAAGCGCTGGGTAGCATTATTCACCTGCCTTTCCATAAGAGCGATTCACTTGGAAATAGTGCATAGTCTCACAACTCAATCGTGCGTGATGGCTATCCGACGATTTATAGCGCGCCGAGGAGCACCAGAAACCTTTTATTCCGACAATGGCACCAATTTTATCGGAGCGAACCACCTATTGAAGGGTCAGCTTCGGGCGGTCAACGAACATTGTGCAGCGACGTTCACCAACGCTAGGACGAAATGGCAGTTCAATCCTCCCTCCGCACCACATATGGGTGGTGCCTGGGAGCGCTTGGTACGCTCGGTCAAAACGGCCATGGCCACAATCAGCGATCATCCCCACCATCCCAGCGATGAGGTGCTGGAAACAGTTGCACTGGAGGCTGAAGCAGTGGTCAACTCCAGACCTCTAACATATGTCGCGTTGGATTCATCTGATGCTGAGGCAATCACTCCGAATCATTTCCTGCTTTACGGAACCCGTGGTATTGATCAACTACCAACACCTTTAACTGAAGGCGTAGCGACACTTCGAGACAGCTGGAAGTTGGCACAAGGTCTAATCGATAAATTTTGGAGGAGATGGATCCGCGAGTATCTACCAGAATTGGCGAGGCGTACGAAGTGGTACCAACCAGTGAAGGCATTGGAGATAGGAGATCTTGTTATAGTGATCGATGAGAACAAACGGAATGGATGGATGAGAGGCAGAATCATCAACGTTACAGAAGGGAAGGACGGTCAGGTACGCAAAGCTGAAGTCAAAACGGCGAACGGAATAATAACACGACCAGCAGTGAAGCTAGCATTGCTGGATATCGTAAAATGAGTTACGGTGGAAGAATCTGGGCTATCCCGGAACTACACGGAAGGGGGAATGTTGTCGAACCCACCGTGCAACAGACGGCAGTTCTGACAGGAGGGACTAGTGAATTCCGGGAGCCCTAGACAATTGGCAACTGCCATTCAATGAGAGTGAGACGGAACAGTCAGTTGACAGCTCAGtgtattaaaaacaaaaacaaatggaaaaaGTGAAGATAATAGAGTGAATAAAAGGAGTAGAAGGATTTATAGCGGTAATTTgggaaaattgaaatattaggcAGATTAGAAAGGTATTAAAATAGGTGTGAAAAGTCGAAGTAACAGTATGTATGATGATATGGAATaggaattgaaatttaaaatgaattTATCGCAGATTGTATATTGAACCCGAGGATTGGATTATGTTGGAAGGATAGATTTATTCAGGAAAACGCAAACTAAAATGTAAGAAATATAACATGTATCAAGACaaataaatatattcaaaatatatttcagcTTTAAAGCTGCTTGAACAGTAACGGCTGCTAAAAGACGTGTTGAGATTTCCCTATCCGGTCCGATTCTCGGCAACAAAGCGTAAAACGACACGGTTACAATGAATAGTCCATAGTCTTTGCAGAAAACTGTATCATTTCGTTTCAATACattcagccctattctgtataccgacggatttccattttgttcgaaaccgttatttcgttcgagttataatttcgcattccctatttTGAACGTTTTTCCCATTTAAtgtacgaagagaaacagattGAACGAaacgcaaaaacaactcgaactcgaagaatggaattttatcaagtcgttcgaaatatttcgaatcaatcggaatacagaataggggtgattgTTGTGACcaacaggttatgggcccagaacCGTATCCGCGgcacgataattgtttgaatcAGTGGTATATATCGGTAAAAGCGTTTTTCAACGGAAAGAAATATCATCGTGAAGTGCGAGAAGCGAACATTCAAACTGGCGGACGCAAAATTCGTGGTGGAAAAGGCGCTACGAAAAGTGGCGTTTTCACATGGAGTTGATACTGATCAAGGAGCagttggccgagatggtctctTGCAATCATCGATCTTGCACTGGGAAACCGTGAACTTACGCACGTAATGAAAGCTCAGACCGCCAAAGAAATGTGGGAAGCTTTGGAAAGCTTTCACCCGTTCTTCACTGgtgaataaaattcatgtgttACGACAACTGGTTAGATTGCAACTTGAAGAAGGTGGAAACATGGCGATCACATAGCAAAC
The Toxorhynchites rutilus septentrionalis strain SRP chromosome 2, ASM2978413v1, whole genome shotgun sequence genome window above contains:
- the LOC129766435 gene encoding uncharacterized protein LOC129766435, which translates into the protein MNNVRTVKRLNLPKQTLQYDALTETYPHLKGLPVRSYSEAIPGIIVGLEHARLLSTLKIREGRGDDPVAAKTRLGWCIFGRSSGVGQSLERLHHHSEQDMGNRELHQQMKKFFGIEEAIITVKPEAEVDKRAREIMENTTRRVGLGFETGLVWKHDDVSFPDSFKMAERRLIALEKRLEKDPALRQKVHEQIVSYEEKGYAHRITKNELDSTDSSRVWYLPLGVVQNPKKPGKIRLIWDAAACSKGVCFNDMLLRGPDLLTALFGVLLRFRQRNIAICGDIREMFHQIRIRDLDKQAQRFLWRFSPDMLPQIFVMDVATFGATCSPSSAQFVKNKNAEEHASKYPRAAHAIIYSHYVDDYLDSVETEDDAVQLWNDVKLVHARGGFEIRNFVSNSDEVMQRVGVKDCPANKSLNLDPLGEKERVLGMVWRPDSDDFTFEPSLKPEILKLIVDRTIPTKRQVLRTVMSLFDPLGLIAHFVAQGKILMQDIWRSGTDWDEQITEHLWEKWSRWSQLILELDAVMIPRCFFRGANSGALNSVQLHVFVDASEEAYACVAYLRIVDGGIIRCALVAAKSKVAPLKPLSIPRLELQAAMIGSRLADSICKHISLPISQRFLWLDSATVLAWLRSDSRRYHPFVAFRVGEILSLTTVDEWHHLKSKHNVADEATKWGSGPSFDPEGRWFQGPLFLSKSVESWPVSKGEIPPATEELRAVYTHHHSTFQPLIEVKRFSKWHRLLRSTAYVLRAIKRLKKQQLRPWISCDEYREAENLLWRQVQIECYADEYTSLHYNQQNPLANQMKPYKCSQLYQLTPYIDDVGVMRMNSRIGAAPNAPFQAKYPIILPNNHHLTSLLVNSYHCRFLHANNETVLNEMRQRFRIPSLRNLIRRVSKECPWCRVNKAAPRPPIMAPLPTVRLTSFVRPFTHSGVDYFGPILVKQGRSLVKRWVALFTCLSIRAIHLEIVHSLTTQSCVMAIRRFIARRGAPETFYSDNGTNFIGANHLLKGQLRAVNEHCAATFTNARTKWQFNPPSAPHMGGAWERLVRSVKTAMATISDHPHHPSDEVLETVALEAEAVVNSRPLTYVALDSSDAEAITPNHFLLYGTRGIDQLPTPLTEGVATLRDSWKLAQGLIDKFWRRWIREYLPELARRTKWYQPVKALEIGDLVIVIDENKRNGWMRGRIINVTEGKDGQVRKAEVKTANGIITRPAVKLALLDIVK